A stretch of Helicobacter pylori DNA encodes these proteins:
- a CDS encoding PDZ domain-containing protein — MLYKALIVFIALLGFLNGLGAYDFKHCQVFFKKASLKNGGVALKELPKGVYLYYSKTYPKHAKVIKSDPFVGLYLLQGVPSEYVYTLRDLDKDALIRPMASIGENQALEARLLFKQKGYDRYAQISQKTQKNGVISNICYQMLGLGVGGNGFIETKFIKRFLNQKEPYYGDIGVRLEEHHKRLVVAQFDPFFPKNPFLKNDEILAINDYKIYSLAEFEWVVSNLKYQSLAKVRIKRNHKIKEVMLKVNKRYGGFLLKDTFLERYGIALDRRFIITKIGTHLPKGLDFLKLGDRILWVNHKSVSFNPKALREALSAPKIELLVWRKGFEFYIKVR; from the coding sequence ATGCTTTATAAAGCCCTTATCGTTTTTATCGCTCTGTTGGGTTTTTTGAATGGTTTAGGGGCTTATGATTTCAAGCATTGTCAGGTTTTTTTTAAAAAAGCGAGCCTTAAAAATGGGGGCGTGGCTTTAAAGGAATTGCCTAAAGGCGTGTATTTGTATTATTCCAAAACCTACCCTAAACACGCCAAAGTCATCAAATCCGATCCTTTTGTAGGGCTGTATTTGTTGCAAGGCGTGCCAAGCGAGTATGTTTATACCTTAAGGGATTTAGACAAAGACGCCCTGATAAGACCAATGGCTAGTATAGGGGAGAATCAAGCCCTAGAAGCGCGGTTGCTTTTCAAGCAAAAAGGCTATGACCGCTACGCTCAAATTTCGCAAAAGACTCAAAAAAATGGCGTTATCAGCAATATTTGCTATCAAATGCTAGGGCTAGGGGTAGGGGGGAATGGTTTTATAGAAACGAAATTCATCAAACGCTTTTTAAACCAAAAAGAGCCTTATTATGGGGATATTGGGGTGCGTTTAGAAGAACATCATAAGCGTTTAGTGGTAGCGCAATTTGATCCCTTTTTCCCTAAAAACCCTTTTTTAAAAAACGATGAAATCCTAGCGATCAATGATTACAAGATCTATTCGTTAGCGGAGTTTGAATGGGTGGTGAGCAATCTTAAATACCAAAGCCTTGCCAAAGTGAGAATCAAACGAAACCATAAAATCAAAGAAGTAATGCTCAAAGTCAATAAGCGTTATGGGGGGTTTTTACTCAAAGACACTTTTTTAGAGCGCTATGGCATCGCTTTAGATAGGCGTTTTATCATCACTAAAATAGGCACTCATTTGCCCAAAGGCCTAGATTTTTTAAAGCTTGGGGATAGGATTTTATGGGTGAATCATAAAAGCGTTTCGTTCAACCCGAAGGCTTTAAGAGAAGCGTTAAGCGCACCTAAAATTGAATTATTAGTTTGGCGTAAAGGCTTTGAATTTTACATTAAAGTCCGTTGA
- the hypE gene encoding hydrogenase expression/formation protein HypE, which yields MDSVTLACGNGGKETNALIERVFMPYLKEWIVAFGEDAPKFEASGEYCVSTDSFVITPLIFNGGDIGKLCVCGSANDVSVQGGEPLFLNMGFILEEGLEIPLLKQILQSIQKELFKANLKLLSLDTKVVPKGSVDKLFINTTCIGKIIKPGISSRHLKQGQAIIISDTIANHGASLFAMRHEIKLKTNLESDCQLLYPLLKPLFLSDLKIYALRDATRGGLASVLNEWANSSRVKIVIEEEKIPLKEETKGICEILGLEPYALANEGVFVLALNQKDAPKALEILKSNEKAKNACVIGGVFENPYPSVVLKNAWGFERILEVPEGELLPRIC from the coding sequence ATGGATAGCGTAACTCTAGCATGCGGGAACGGAGGGAAAGAAACAAACGCTTTGATTGAGCGGGTTTTTATGCCCTATTTAAAAGAATGGATTGTTGCGTTTGGTGAAGACGCCCCTAAATTTGAAGCTAGTGGGGAATATTGCGTGAGCACGGATAGTTTTGTCATCACGCCCTTGATTTTTAATGGGGGCGATATAGGCAAGCTTTGCGTTTGCGGGAGCGCGAATGATGTGAGCGTGCAAGGGGGCGAACCTCTATTTTTGAATATGGGTTTTATTTTAGAAGAAGGCTTAGAAATCCCTCTTTTAAAACAAATTTTACAATCCATACAAAAAGAATTATTTAAAGCCAACCTGAAACTCCTCTCCCTAGACACTAAAGTCGTGCCAAAGGGGAGCGTGGATAAGCTTTTTATCAACACAACCTGTATTGGTAAAATCATCAAGCCAGGGATTTCTTCGCGCCATTTAAAACAAGGGCAAGCCATTATCATAAGCGATACTATCGCCAATCATGGGGCAAGCTTGTTTGCGATGCGTCATGAAATCAAGCTTAAAACGAATCTAGAAAGCGATTGCCAACTGCTCTATCCCTTATTAAAACCTCTATTTTTAAGCGATCTCAAAATTTATGCTTTAAGAGATGCGACTAGGGGCGGGTTAGCGAGCGTGCTGAATGAATGGGCGAACAGCTCCAGAGTGAAAATCGTTATAGAAGAAGAAAAAATCCCCTTAAAAGAAGAAACGAAAGGGATTTGTGAGATTTTAGGGCTAGAACCCTACGCGCTAGCCAATGAGGGGGTGTTTGTTTTAGCGCTCAATCAAAAAGACGCCCCTAAAGCCTTAGAAATTTTAAAAAGTAACGAAAAAGCTAAAAACGCTTGCGTGATCGGCGGGGTGTTTGAAAACCCCTATCCTAGCGTGGTTTTAAAGAACGCATGGGGTTTTGAAAGGATTTTAGAGGTGCCAGAGGGCGAATTGTTGCCTAGGATTTGTTAA
- a CDS encoding DNA type IV secretion system protein ComB10 — protein MNKWLKGALIVAGGFATITTISLVYHQKPKAPLNNQPSLLNDDEVKYPLQDYTFTQNPQPTNTESSKDATIKALQEQLKAALKALNSKEMNHSKEETFTSPPMDLKTNTTPPKKDFSPKQLDLLAARITPFKQSPKNYEENLIFPVDNPKGIDGFTNLKEKDIATNENKLLRTITADKMIPAFLITPISSQIAGKVIAQVESDIFAHMGKAVLIPKGSKVIGYYSNNNKMGEYRLDIVWSRIITPHGINIMLTNAKGADIKGYNGLVGELIERNFQRYGVPLLLSTLTNGLLIGITSALNNRGNKEEVTNFFGDYLLMQLMRQSGMGINQVVNQILRDKSKIAPIVVIREGSRVFISPNTDIFFPIPRENEVIAEFLK, from the coding sequence GTGAATAAGTGGCTTAAGGGAGCGTTGATTGTTGCAGGGGGTTTTGCAACGATTACAACAATTTCTTTAGTCTATCATCAAAAGCCAAAAGCCCCCTTAAATAACCAACCTAGCCTTTTGAATGACGATGAGGTGAAATACCCCTTACAAGACTACACCTTCACTCAAAACCCACAGCCAACTAACACAGAAAGCTCCAAAGACGCTACCATCAAAGCCTTACAAGAACAGCTCAAAGCCGCTTTAAAAGCCCTAAACTCCAAAGAAATGAACCATTCCAAAGAGGAAACTTTTACTAGCCCTCCCATGGATTTAAAAACAAATACAACCCCCCCTAAAAAAGATTTTTCTCCAAAGCAATTAGATTTATTAGCCGCTCGCATCACCCCTTTCAAACAAAGCCCTAAAAATTACGAAGAAAACCTGATTTTCCCTGTGGATAACCCTAAGGGCATTGATGGTTTCACTAACCTTAAAGAAAAAGACATCGCTACTAATGAAAACAAGCTTTTACGCACCATTACGGCTGACAAAATGATACCCGCTTTTTTGATCACGCCCATTTCTAGCCAGATCGCTGGTAAAGTGATTGCGCAAGTGGAAAGCGATATTTTCGCTCACATGGGCAAAGCTGTTTTAATCCCCAAAGGCTCTAAAGTCATAGGCTATTACAGCAACAATAACAAAATGGGCGAATACCGCTTGGATATTGTATGGAGCCGCATCATCACTCCCCATGGGATTAATATCATGCTCACTAACGCTAAAGGGGCGGACATTAAAGGCTATAACGGCTTGGTGGGGGAATTGATTGAAAGGAATTTCCAGCGCTATGGCGTGCCGTTACTGCTTTCTACGCTCACTAACGGCCTATTGATTGGGATCACTTCGGCTTTAAACAACAGAGGCAATAAAGAAGAGGTGACTAATTTCTTTGGGGATTATCTTTTAATGCAATTGATGAGGCAAAGCGGTATGGGGATCAATCAAGTGGTCAATCAAATTTTAAGAGACAAGAGCAAAATCGCTCCTATTGTGGTGATTAGAGAGGGAAGCAGGGTATTTATTTCGCCCAATACTGACATCTTCTTCCCTATACCCAGAGAGAATGAAGTCATCGCTGAGTTTTTGAAGTGA
- the gmd gene encoding GDP-mannose 4,6-dehydratase — MKEKIALITGVTGQDGSYLAEYLLNLGYEVHGLKRRSSSINTSRIDHLYEDLHSDHKRRFFLHYGDMTDSSNLIHLIATTKPTEIYNLAAQSHVKVSFETPEYTANADGIGTLRILEAVRILGLENKTRFYQASTSELYGEVLETPQNENTPFNPRSPYAVAKMYAFYITKNYREAYNLFAVNGILFNHESRVRGETFVTRKITRAASAIAYNLTDCLYLGNLDAKRDWGHAKDYVKMMHLMLQAPTPQDYVIATGKTTSVRDFVKMSFEFIGIGLEFQNTGIKEIGLIKSIDEKRANALQLNLSHLKAGQIVVRIDERYFRPTEVDLLLGDPTKAEKELGWVREYDLKELVKDMLEYDLKECQKNLYLQEGGYILRNFYE; from the coding sequence ATGAAGGAAAAAATCGCTTTAATCACCGGGGTTACCGGGCAAGATGGGAGCTATCTGGCTGAATACTTGCTGAATTTGGGTTATGAAGTGCATGGGTTAAAAAGGCGTTCTTCTAGCATCAACACTTCTAGGATCGATCATCTGTATGAAGATTTGCATAGCGATCATAAAAGGCGTTTTTTCTTGCATTATGGGGATATGACCGACAGCTCTAATCTCATCCATTTAATCGCTACCACTAAGCCTACAGAGATTTATAATCTAGCCGCTCAAAGCCATGTGAAAGTCTCTTTTGAAACCCCAGAATACACCGCTAACGCTGATGGTATTGGCACGCTAAGGATTTTAGAGGCCGTGCGGATTTTAGGCTTAGAAAATAAAACACGCTTTTATCAAGCCAGCACGAGCGAATTGTATGGTGAAGTCTTAGAAACCCCGCAAAATGAAAACACCCCCTTTAACCCACGAAGTCCCTATGCGGTCGCTAAAATGTATGCCTTTTACATCACCAAAAATTACAGAGAGGCTTATAACTTGTTTGCGGTTAATGGCATTCTTTTTAACCATGAAAGTAGGGTAAGGGGCGAAACTTTTGTAACCCGTAAAATCACACGAGCCGCTAGCGCGATAGCGTATAACTTAACGGATTGCTTGTATTTAGGGAATTTAGACGCTAAAAGAGACTGGGGGCATGCCAAAGATTACGTGAAAATGATGCATTTAATGCTCCAAGCGCCCACCCCACAAGATTATGTGATCGCCACAGGAAAGACCACGAGCGTGCGCGATTTTGTGAAAATGAGCTTTGAATTTATCGGCATTGGTTTAGAATTTCAAAATACAGGGATTAAAGAAATCGGTTTGATTAAAAGCATTGATGAAAAAAGAGCGAACGCTTTACAATTAAATTTAAGCCATTTAAAAGCAGGCCAAATCGTGGTGCGTATAGATGAACGCTATTTCAGGCCTACTGAAGTGGATTTGCTTTTAGGCGATCCCACTAAGGCTGAGAAAGAGCTAGGCTGGGTTAGGGAATACGATTTAAAAGAGTTGGTTAAGGACATGTTAGAATACGATTTAAAAGAATGCCAGAAAAACCTTTACTTGCAAGAGGGGGGTTATATTTTAAGGAATTTTTATGAATGA
- a CDS encoding GDP-L-fucose synthase family protein has translation MNEIILITGAYGMVGQNTALYFKKNKPDVTLLTPKKSELYLLDKDNVQAYLKEYKPTGIIHCAGRVGGIVANMNDLSTYMVENLLMGLYLFSSALDSGVKKAINLASSCAYPKFAPNPLKESDLLNGSLEPTNEGYALAKLSVMKYCEYVSAEKGVFYKTLVPCNLYGEFDKFEEKIAHMIPGLISRMHAAKLKNEKEFAMWGDGTARREYLNAKDLARFIALAYENIASIPSVMNVGSGVDYSIEEYYEKVAQVLDYKGVFVKDLSKPVGMQQKLMDISKQKALKWELEIPLEQGIKEAYEYYLKLLEGLK, from the coding sequence ATGAATGAGATTATTTTAATCACCGGCGCTTATGGCATGGTGGGGCAGAACACGGCGTTGTATTTTAAAAAAAACAAGCCTGATGTTACTCTACTCACCCCTAAAAAGAGCGAATTGTATTTGTTGGATAAGGACAACGTTCAAGCCTATTTGAAAGAATACAAGCCTACAGGCATTATCCATTGCGCCGGGAGAGTGGGGGGCATTGTGGCGAACATGAACGATCTTTCAACTTACATGGTTGAGAATTTACTCATGGGCTTGTACCTCTTTTCTAGCGCTTTAGATTCGGGCGTGAAAAAAGCCATTAATCTAGCGAGCTCTTGCGCTTATCCTAAATTCGCCCCTAACCCTTTAAAAGAGAGCGATTTGTTGAACGGCTCTTTAGAGCCAACGAACGAAGGATACGCTTTAGCCAAACTCTCCGTGATGAAGTATTGCGAGTATGTGAGTGCTGAAAAGGGCGTTTTTTATAAAACCTTAGTGCCTTGCAACCTTTATGGCGAGTTTGACAAGTTTGAAGAAAAAATAGCGCACATGATACCAGGGCTTATTTCTAGGATGCACGCCGCTAAATTAAAAAATGAAAAAGAGTTTGCGATGTGGGGCGATGGCACGGCCAGAAGAGAATATCTAAACGCTAAAGATTTAGCCAGGTTCATTGCCCTAGCTTATGAGAATATCGCTTCAATCCCTAGCGTGATGAATGTTGGCTCTGGAGTGGATTACAGCATTGAAGAGTATTACGAAAAAGTCGCTCAGGTTTTAGATTATAAGGGCGTGTTTGTTAAGGATTTATCCAAACCAGTGGGCATGCAGCAAAAACTTATGGATATTTCCAAACAAAAGGCTTTAAAATGGGAATTAGAAATCCCTTTAGAGCAGGGCATCAAAGAAGCTTATGAGTATTATTTGAAACTTTTAGAGGGTTTGAAATAA
- the panD gene encoding aspartate 1-decarboxylase has translation MTFEMLYSKIHRATITDANLNYAGSITIDEDLAKLAKLREGMKVEIVDVNNGERFSTYVILGKKKGEICVNGAAARKVAIGDVVIILAYASMNEDEINTHKPNIVLVDEKNEILEK, from the coding sequence ATGACTTTTGAAATGCTTTATAGTAAAATCCATAGGGCGACTATCACAGACGCTAATCTCAATTATGCAGGCTCGATCACCATAGATGAGGATTTAGCCAAGCTCGCTAAGCTCAGAGAGGGCATGAAAGTAGAAATCGTGGATGTCAATAACGGCGAACGCTTCAGCACCTATGTGATTTTAGGGAAAAAAAAGGGCGAAATTTGCGTCAATGGTGCAGCAGCCAGAAAGGTGGCCATAGGCGATGTGGTGATCATTTTAGCTTATGCGAGCATGAATGAAGATGAAATCAATACGCACAAGCCAAACATCGTGCTAGTGGATGAAAAAAACGAAATTTTAGAAAAATAA
- a CDS encoding mannose-1-phosphate guanylyltransferase/mannose-6-phosphate isomerase produces the protein MKIKNILLSGGSGKRLWPLSRSLYPKQFLKLFDHKSLFELSFKRNASLVDETLIVCNEKHYFLALEEIENEIKNKSVGFLLESLSKNTANAISLSALMSEREDLLIVTPSDHLIKDFQAYENAIKKAINLAQKGFLVTFGVSIDKPNTEFGYIESPNALDVKRFIEKPSLEKAIEFQKSGGFYFNSGMFVFQAGVFLDELKKHAPTILKGCERAFESLENTHFFEQKIARLSEKSMQDLEDVSVDIALMQQSHKIKMVGLNAKWSDLGNFNALFEEAANEPKENVSLNQTPIFAKESGNNLVFSHKVSALLGVEDLAIIDTKDTLLIAHKDKAKDLKALVNEIETDNQELLQTHTKVYRPWGSYEVLHESGCYKVKILEVKPNARLSLQKHFHRSEHWVVISGMASVELDHQSFELQANESTYIPKNTLHRLANYGKIPLIIIEVQVGEYVGEDDIVRVDDDFNRQNQNA, from the coding sequence ATGAAAATTAAAAATATCTTACTGAGTGGGGGGAGCGGCAAGCGCTTATGGCCTTTAAGCCGTAGCCTATACCCTAAGCAATTTTTAAAGCTTTTTGACCATAAAAGCTTGTTTGAATTGAGTTTTAAAAGAAACGCTTCCTTAGTAGATGAAACGCTCATTGTGTGCAATGAAAAGCATTATTTTTTAGCCCTAGAAGAAATAGAGAATGAAATTAAAAACAAAAGCGTGGGTTTTTTATTAGAGAGCTTGAGTAAAAACACCGCTAACGCCATTAGTTTGAGCGCTTTAATGAGCGAGAGGGAAGATTTACTCATCGTTACGCCAAGCGATCATTTGATTAAAGATTTTCAAGCGTATGAAAATGCAATCAAAAAAGCGATTAATTTAGCCCAAAAAGGTTTTTTAGTCACTTTTGGCGTAAGTATTGACAAGCCTAATACGGAGTTTGGGTATATTGAAAGCCCTAACGCTCTAGATGTCAAGCGATTCATTGAAAAGCCAAGCCTAGAAAAAGCGATAGAGTTTCAAAAAAGCGGGGGTTTTTATTTCAATAGCGGCATGTTTGTTTTCCAAGCGGGCGTTTTTTTAGACGAACTAAAAAAGCATGCCCCTACTATTTTAAAGGGGTGTGAAAGAGCGTTTGAATCGTTAGAAAACACGCATTTTTTTGAACAAAAGATCGCTCGTTTGAGCGAAAAGAGCATGCAAGATTTAGAAGACGTGAGCGTGGATATTGCTTTAATGCAGCAAAGCCACAAAATCAAAATGGTAGGATTAAACGCCAAGTGGAGCGATTTAGGGAATTTTAACGCTCTTTTTGAAGAAGCGGCTAACGAGCCTAAAGAAAATGTCAGCCTGAATCAAACGCCCATTTTTGCCAAAGAAAGCGGAAATAATTTAGTGTTTTCTCATAAAGTGAGCGCTCTTTTAGGCGTTGAGGATTTAGCCATCATTGACACTAAAGACACTCTTTTAATCGCTCATAAAGACAAGGCTAAAGATTTAAAGGCTTTAGTGAACGAGATAGAAACAGACAACCAAGAATTGCTGCAAACGCACACTAAAGTGTATCGCCCTTGGGGGAGTTATGAAGTCTTGCATGAGAGCGGGTGTTACAAGGTTAAGATTTTAGAAGTCAAACCTAACGCCAGGCTTTCTTTGCAAAAGCATTTCCACAGGAGCGAACACTGGGTGGTGATTAGCGGGATGGCGAGCGTGGAGTTGGATCATCAATCGTTTGAATTGCAAGCTAATGAGTCCACTTATATCCCTAAAAACACCCTACACCGCCTGGCTAATTACGGCAAAATCCCTTTAATCATCATAGAAGTTCAAGTGGGCGAGTATGTCGGCGAAGACGATATTGTAAGGGTTGATGACGATTTTAACAGGCAGAATCAAAACGCCTAA
- a CDS encoding type IV secretion system protein, translated as MKEKPFNSEQLIYLEELLSHQEKHLENKLSGFSVNDLDMQSVFRLERNRLKIAYKLLGLMSFIALILAIVLISLLPLQKTEHHFVDFLNQDKHYAIIQRADKSISSNEALARSLIGAYVLNRESINRIDDKSRYELVRLQSSSKVWQRFEDLIKTQNSIYAQSHLEREVHIVNIAIYQQDNNPIASVSIAAKLTNENKLVYEKRYKIVLSYLFDTPDFDYASMPKNPTGFKITRYSITEIAPTNRGD; from the coding sequence ATGAAAGAAAAGCCTTTCAATAGCGAGCAGTTGATCTATTTAGAAGAGCTTTTAAGCCACCAAGAAAAGCATTTAGAAAACAAGCTTTCTGGTTTTTCGGTGAATGATTTGGACATGCAAAGCGTATTTAGATTAGAGAGAAACCGCTTGAAAATCGCTTATAAGCTCTTAGGCTTGATGAGTTTTATCGCTCTTATTTTAGCGATCGTGTTAATCAGTCTTCTACCCTTACAAAAAACCGAACACCATTTCGTGGATTTTTTAAACCAGGACAAGCATTACGCCATTATCCAAAGAGCGGATAAAAGCATTTCTAGTAATGAAGCGTTGGCTCGTTCGCTCATTGGGGCGTATGTGTTAAACCGAGAGAGCATTAACCGCATTGACGATAAATCGCGCTATGAATTGGTGCGCTTGCAAAGCAGTTCTAAAGTGTGGCAACGCTTTGAAGATTTGATTAAAACCCAAAACAGCATTTATGCGCAAAGCCATTTAGAAAGAGAAGTCCATATCGTCAATATTGCGATCTATCAGCAAGACAATAACCCCATTGCGAGCGTATCCATTGCAGCTAAACTAACGAACGAAAACAAGCTGGTGTATGAAAAGCGTTATAAAATCGTATTGAGTTATTTGTTTGACACCCCGGATTTTGATTACGCTTCCATGCCTAAAAACCCTACCGGCTTTAAAATCACTCGCTACAGCATCACTGAAATCGCGCCGACTAACAGGGGCGATTGA
- a CDS encoding P-type conjugative transfer protein TrbL, with product MKNDAYEIILSWFITPLTAILGRFAEFFLYTLHAQLVFNSVVALAFMLFAYRSLKEQNFFSTSTLLETLLFVGFFALFNYALKNPSRFYELFQNAIFIVPNMITQSLSQSLSNFSNHALSLDFIFNHGFYALSFISDLSHNEMSVWLFLSILQALFLSVLFAIIILVYLEVHVWCSLGALFLAFGFFKTWRSVVIICLKKCFALGFYKPFLLLVGFLNVSVTKALIDAHMQEKQDLSLLLVVALFLCCVFIIGVPFFINALFRVQNSLKETYKLATNLSTNLTQSALQSLQYTTTSPAPSHISSSASQSVSKEKETHSPTFKVETTQLDVKIPNFKQKKVKKDTINTKNEI from the coding sequence ATGAAAAATGACGCTTATGAGATTATTCTTTCTTGGTTTATCACGCCTCTCACGGCGATTTTAGGGCGTTTCGCTGAATTTTTCCTCTACACTTTGCATGCGCAATTGGTGTTTAATAGCGTGGTCGCTTTGGCGTTCATGCTCTTTGCTTATAGGAGCTTGAAAGAACAGAATTTTTTCAGCACTAGCACGCTTTTAGAGACGTTATTATTTGTGGGGTTTTTTGCGCTGTTTAACTACGCTTTAAAAAACCCTTCGCGCTTTTATGAATTGTTTCAAAACGCTATTTTTATTGTGCCTAACATGATCACTCAAAGCCTCTCTCAAAGCTTGAGTAACTTTTCTAACCACGCGCTTTCTTTAGATTTTATCTTCAATCATGGTTTTTATGCCCTTAGTTTCATCAGCGATTTGAGCCATAATGAAATGTCTGTGTGGCTTTTTTTAAGCATTTTGCAAGCGCTTTTTTTGAGCGTGCTGTTTGCGATCATCATTTTAGTGTATTTAGAAGTGCATGTGTGGTGCTCTTTAGGGGCGCTGTTTTTAGCGTTTGGGTTTTTTAAAACCTGGAGGAGCGTTGTAATTATATGCCTAAAAAAATGCTTCGCTCTTGGGTTTTACAAGCCTTTTTTGTTGTTGGTGGGGTTTTTGAATGTGTCGGTTACTAAGGCGTTAATAGACGCTCATATGCAAGAAAAACAAGACTTAAGCCTTTTATTGGTGGTAGCGTTATTTTTGTGTTGCGTTTTTATCATAGGCGTGCCTTTTTTCATCAACGCTTTGTTTAGGGTGCAAAACAGCCTTAAAGAAACTTACAAACTCGCCACCAATTTGAGCACTAACCTCACTCAAAGCGCTTTGCAATCTTTACAATATACCACAACCTCGCCCGCTCCTTCTCATATTTCCTCTTCTGCAAGTCAAAGCGTTTCTAAAGAAAAAGAAACGCATTCCCCCACTTTTAAGGTAGAAACCACTCAATTAGATGTAAAAATCCCAAATTTCAAGCAAAAAAAGGTTAAAAAGGATACAATAAATACAAAAAATGAAATTTAA
- a CDS encoding YbaB/EbfC family nucleoid-associated protein produces the protein MDFSQLGGLSGLLDGMKKEFSQLEEKNKDTIHTSKSGGGMVSVSFNGLGELVDLQIDDSLLEDKEAMQIYLMSALNDGYKAVEENRKNLAFNMLGNFAKL, from the coding sequence ATGGACTTTAGTCAATTGGGCGGGTTAAGCGGGTTGTTAGACGGCATGAAAAAAGAGTTTTCCCAACTAGAAGAAAAGAATAAAGACACGATCCACACCTCCAAAAGCGGTGGGGGAATGGTGAGCGTGAGTTTTAATGGGTTGGGGGAATTAGTGGATTTGCAAATTGATGACAGCCTGTTGGAAGATAAAGAAGCGATGCAAATCTATTTGATGAGCGCTTTGAATGACGGGTATAAAGCCGTAGAAGAAAACCGAAAGAATTTAGCCTTTAACATGCTGGGGAATTTTGCCAAGTTGTGA
- a CDS encoding TrbG/VirB9 family P-type conjugative transfer protein, with protein sequence MRKVLYALMGFLLAFSVLKADDFLEEANETAPAHLNHPMQDLNAIQGSFFDKNRSKMSNTLNIDYFQGQTYKIRLRYAMATLLFFSKPISDFVLGDKVGFDAKILESNDRILLIKPLQIGVDSNISVIDSEGKIFSFYVFSTTFTSSKHPNLQVFIEDKNYYSNAFLKPQKENKENALENAPTNDNKPLKEEPLKEEKEETKEKEEVIIIGDNTNAMKIIKKDIQKGYKALKSSQRKWYCLWACSKKSKLSLMPEEIFNDKQFTYFKFDKRLALSKFPVIYKVVDGYDNPVNTRIVGDYIIAEDVSAKWTLRLGKDYLCIRFIKRSKGE encoded by the coding sequence ATGCGTAAGGTTTTATATGCCCTCATGGGCTTTTTATTGGCTTTTAGCGTTTTAAAAGCCGATGATTTTTTAGAAGAAGCGAACGAAACAGCCCCGGCGCATTTAAACCACCCCATGCAGGATTTAAACGCCATTCAAGGGAGCTTTTTTGATAAAAACCGCTCAAAAATGTCCAACACTTTGAACATTGATTACTTTCAAGGGCAAACCTATAAAATCCGCTTGCGTTATGCGATGGCGACCTTATTGTTCTTTTCAAAACCCATTAGCGATTTTGTTTTGGGGGATAAGGTGGGCTTTGACGCGAAAATCTTAGAAAGCAACGATCGCATTTTACTCATCAAACCCCTACAAATTGGCGTGGATTCTAATATCAGCGTGATAGATAGTGAGGGCAAGATTTTTTCTTTCTATGTGTTTTCTACCACTTTCACCAGCTCCAAACACCCTAATTTGCAGGTTTTCATAGAAGATAAAAATTATTATTCTAACGCTTTTTTGAAGCCCCAAAAAGAAAATAAAGAAAATGCCCTTGAAAACGCCCCCACAAACGACAACAAGCCCTTAAAAGAAGAACCCTTAAAAGAAGAAAAAGAAGAAACTAAAGAAAAAGAAGAGGTGATAATTATTGGCGATAACACCAACGCGATGAAAATTATTAAAAAAGACATCCAAAAAGGCTATAAGGCTTTAAAAAGCTCTCAAAGGAAATGGTATTGTTTATGGGCTTGTTCTAAAAAATCCAAACTCTCCTTAATGCCTGAAGAAATCTTTAACGACAAGCAATTCACTTATTTCAAATTTGACAAAAGATTAGCGCTCTCTAAATTTCCGGTGATTTATAAGGTCGTTGATGGCTATGATAACCCGGTGAATACAAGGATTGTGGGCGATTACATTATCGCTGAAGACGTTTCGGCTAAATGGACTTTAAGGCTGGGTAAGGACTATCTGTGCATCCGTTTTATCAAAAGGAGCAAAGGTGAATAA